One window of Deltaproteobacteria bacterium genomic DNA carries:
- a CDS encoding DUF456 domain-containing protein — protein MLATAQGITLIVVALLLMLVGLLGTIVPWVPGVPLIYGVYLVYGLVTGWESYGLAVMAVLGGVTAAVMILDFYAGALGAKRFGATPAGAWGSIIGAILGLVLFNVIGLIVGTFAGAMSGELLSRRPLNEAVRSGWGALVGFLAGTLFRFVTATVMIGLFVWLVFQ, from the coding sequence GTGTTGGCCACGGCCCAGGGAATCACCCTTATTGTCGTCGCCCTGCTGCTGATGCTGGTGGGACTGTTGGGGACCATCGTCCCGTGGGTTCCCGGAGTTCCTCTTATTTACGGCGTTTATCTCGTCTACGGACTGGTTACGGGCTGGGAATCTTACGGATTGGCGGTTATGGCCGTTCTTGGAGGGGTGACCGCCGCCGTCATGATTCTGGACTTCTACGCGGGTGCTCTGGGCGCCAAGAGGTTCGGCGCAACACCGGCGGGTGCCTGGGGCTCCATCATCGGCGCTATCCTGGGACTCGTGCTGTTCAATGTGATCGGACTGATCGTGGGTACGTTTGCGGGCGCAATGTCGGGCGAATTGTTGAGCCGCAGGCCCCTCAATGAGGCTGTGCGGTCCGGGTGGGGCGCGCTTGTGGGCTTTCTGGCGGGAACCCTGTTTCGGTTCGTCACCGCAACAGTCATGATCGGCTTGTTTGTCTGGCTGGTTTTCCAATAG
- a CDS encoding MmgE/PrpD family protein, protein MKPRGTASEAYASFCSTLDFDHLPEPVVERAKTALLDTIGAALAGMKTMEFPRRLARYLVDLGGRGEATTFTFPDKIPAVNAALANAAAAHALDMDDGHRFAALHPGAVVAPAALAAAEMVGADTRRLISGLICGYEVMIRVGLAVNPSSLNRGFHSTGVAGVFGSAAAAGHIMTLSSEAITGALGLAGLQSAGLLQVNHDAEGAKVKPLNAAKAAQSGLLAAVLAAGGAKGPLEIFEGTDALLRAVADDTFPDRLVEGLGERWEILNTYVKLYPACRHCHAAMDAALELLELGACLPRDIEHVRVETYPVAVRLAGIPQPTTVSAARFSIPFSLALALVCGRSGTNQYTETNLADPSIRRIMENVTLASSPRWEDAYPRQRGASVIVMDRTGRTHRAEVALAKGEPENPAGRDAIEAKFRENAALALSDENVDKLASVLTRLESLSLSALTDLL, encoded by the coding sequence ATGAAGCCCCGGGGAACGGCCTCGGAAGCGTATGCTTCTTTTTGTTCGACCCTGGACTTCGACCATTTGCCCGAACCGGTGGTGGAACGGGCCAAGACCGCGCTCCTGGACACCATCGGTGCGGCCCTGGCCGGTATGAAAACCATGGAATTCCCCCGCCGGCTGGCGCGCTATCTCGTCGATCTGGGAGGCCGGGGAGAGGCTACCACATTCACCTTTCCGGACAAGATCCCCGCCGTGAACGCGGCCCTGGCCAACGCAGCCGCGGCCCACGCCCTGGATATGGACGACGGTCATCGTTTCGCCGCGCTGCATCCCGGCGCGGTAGTGGCGCCCGCGGCCCTGGCCGCGGCGGAAATGGTCGGCGCGGATACGCGCAGGCTCATCAGCGGCTTGATCTGCGGCTACGAGGTGATGATCCGGGTGGGTTTGGCCGTCAATCCCTCGAGCCTGAACCGGGGTTTTCACAGCACGGGAGTGGCGGGCGTGTTCGGCTCCGCCGCCGCGGCGGGCCACATTATGACGCTGTCCTCCGAAGCCATAACGGGGGCCCTCGGCCTCGCAGGTTTGCAGAGCGCAGGACTCTTGCAGGTGAACCACGATGCGGAGGGCGCCAAGGTAAAACCGCTGAACGCGGCCAAAGCGGCCCAGTCCGGTCTTCTGGCCGCGGTGCTGGCCGCCGGAGGCGCAAAAGGCCCGCTGGAGATATTCGAGGGCACGGACGCGTTGCTCAGGGCCGTTGCGGACGATACCTTTCCCGACCGGCTCGTCGAAGGCCTGGGCGAGCGTTGGGAAATACTGAACACCTACGTCAAGCTCTATCCCGCCTGCCGCCACTGTCATGCGGCCATGGACGCGGCCCTGGAACTTCTCGAGCTTGGCGCGTGCCTACCTCGGGACATCGAACACGTTCGGGTGGAAACCTACCCGGTGGCCGTACGGCTGGCCGGTATCCCCCAACCCACTACCGTATCCGCCGCCCGCTTTTCGATTCCCTTTTCCCTTGCCCTGGCCCTGGTGTGCGGCCGGTCCGGAACGAATCAGTACACGGAGACCAACCTGGCCGATCCAAGCATCCGGCGGATCATGGAGAACGTGACCCTGGCGTCGAGCCCGCGCTGGGAAGACGCCTATCCCCGGCAACGGGGGGCCAGCGTGATCGTAATGGACCGAACAGGTCGAACGCACCGGGCCGAAGTGGCCCTGGCCAAAGGCGAACCCGAAAATCCGGCCGGCCGGGACGCCATCGAGGCCAAGTTCCGGGAAAACGCCGCCCTGGCTCTAAGCGATGAAAATGTGGATAAGCTGGCTTCCGTCCTGACTCGCCTGGAATCCCTGTCCCTCTCCGCTCTCACGGATCTTCTTTGA
- a CDS encoding heterodisulfide reductase, subunit B yields the protein MELTYFPGCTLKTHASHLEAPALAAMKALGYELVELPRWNCCGVVQPLAEDDVMGLLAPARLLIRAQQTGRSRLLTLCSMCYNTLARTNLLLARDREKLDTINRFMDEEPDYAGEVEVVHLLSFLHRELGWNKLRSMVKKPLNHLTLAAYYGCKLQRPAEVGIEPPGRYDLLKGFLESLGARVVRFSAADLCCGSYQSLGHPDAANRVSGEILDRARRDGAEALVLSCPLCEYNLSLAAARQNGSEPGIPLYYFTELLAAALGVDRT from the coding sequence ATGGAATTAACCTATTTTCCCGGCTGCACCTTGAAGACACACGCTTCCCATCTGGAAGCCCCGGCCCTGGCCGCCATGAAGGCCCTGGGCTACGAACTGGTGGAACTGCCCCGCTGGAACTGTTGCGGGGTGGTGCAGCCTTTGGCTGAAGACGACGTCATGGGACTGCTGGCCCCTGCCCGCCTGCTGATCCGGGCCCAACAGACCGGCCGCAGCCGGCTGTTGACCCTCTGCTCCATGTGTTACAACACCTTGGCCCGCACCAACCTTCTCCTGGCGCGGGACCGCGAAAAGCTCGACACCATCAACCGCTTCATGGACGAGGAGCCCGACTACGCGGGCGAAGTCGAGGTGGTGCATCTGCTTTCTTTCCTGCATCGGGAACTGGGCTGGAACAAGCTTCGGAGCATGGTCAAGAAGCCGCTCAACCATCTCACACTGGCCGCTTATTACGGGTGCAAACTGCAGCGTCCGGCCGAGGTGGGCATCGAGCCGCCGGGCCGCTACGACCTCTTAAAAGGGTTTCTCGAATCCCTGGGCGCTCGGGTGGTGCGCTTTTCCGCTGCGGATCTCTGCTGCGGCTCCTACCAAAGCCTGGGTCATCCGGACGCGGCGAACCGGGTTTCCGGGGAGATCCTGGATCGTGCTCGCCGGGATGGAGCCGAAGCCCTGGTGCTGAGTTGTCCCCTCTGCGAGTATAACCTCTCCCTAGCCGCGGCTCGACAAAACGGCTCCGAGCCTGGAATCCCTCTGTACTATTTCACCGAACTTCTGGCCGCAGCTTTGGGGGTGGACCGGACATGA
- a CDS encoding 4Fe-4S dicluster domain-containing protein gives MSSARDSHKHLPARVAALSGQNLHLCMQCGACAGFCPMAADMDHGPRLLLHLAQVGRIEELLSSRTPWVCAACDACGVICPRGLDVPRIMEALREIYLRSGRDFAALDRLPRPTLKEAPPIALVAAFRKLTA, from the coding sequence ATGAGTTCGGCTAGGGACTCTCATAAACATCTTCCGGCCCGGGTGGCGGCCCTCAGCGGCCAAAACCTGCACCTGTGCATGCAGTGCGGGGCCTGCGCCGGCTTTTGCCCCATGGCGGCGGACATGGATCACGGCCCGCGGTTGCTGCTGCATCTGGCCCAGGTGGGACGGATCGAGGAACTCCTTTCCTCCCGTACACCCTGGGTCTGCGCCGCCTGCGACGCCTGCGGCGTGATCTGCCCCAGAGGCCTGGACGTGCCGCGCATCATGGAGGCCTTGCGGGAGATCTATCTGCGCAGCGGCCGTGACTTCGCCGCCCTGGACCGGCTGCCCCGCCCAACCCTCAAAGAGGCGCCGCCCATAGCGCTGGTGGCCGCTTTCCGCAAGTTGACGGCCTAA
- a CDS encoding citryl-CoA lyase, protein MSEQQWSTGITKIEPNKVLLRGYPIDQLMGKASFAQAVYLALVGELPPPNAERLVEAILVSSIDHGVTPPSCQTARNIASTGSPLNAAVAGGVLAISRHHGGAIEDSMIFFIEAVKRKEEAGWDSAKTAEHVVETYRGQQKRIPGFGHRIHTRDPRTAKLFQIAGEQGLAGPYVQMALDVQAANEKLSGRNLPINVDGAIAALLCEMGFDPGLANAFFMMARVPGLIAHVREEQTRMRPMRQIIAREHVYDGPPEREWPKK, encoded by the coding sequence ATGTCCGAACAGCAATGGTCCACAGGCATCACCAAGATAGAACCCAACAAGGTACTTTTGCGCGGCTATCCCATCGACCAGCTCATGGGCAAGGCGAGCTTCGCCCAGGCCGTGTACCTGGCCCTGGTAGGAGAACTCCCGCCGCCCAACGCCGAACGCCTCGTCGAAGCTATCCTGGTCTCATCCATAGATCACGGGGTCACTCCGCCCTCGTGCCAGACGGCCCGGAACATCGCTTCCACCGGATCTCCGCTCAACGCAGCCGTGGCCGGCGGCGTGCTGGCCATATCCCGACATCACGGCGGAGCCATTGAAGACTCGATGATTTTTTTTATCGAGGCGGTGAAGAGAAAAGAAGAGGCCGGTTGGGATTCAGCCAAAACCGCGGAACACGTGGTCGAAACATACCGGGGACAACAGAAACGGATTCCCGGTTTCGGACACCGGATCCACACCAGGGACCCCCGTACGGCCAAGTTATTTCAAATAGCCGGGGAACAGGGATTGGCGGGCCCCTACGTGCAAATGGCTCTGGACGTTCAGGCCGCCAATGAAAAACTGAGCGGCCGCAACCTCCCCATCAATGTGGACGGAGCCATTGCCGCGCTTCTATGCGAAATGGGTTTCGACCCCGGCCTGGCCAACGCCTTCTTCATGATGGCGCGTGTCCCCGGTCTCATCGCCCACGTTCGGGAGGAGCAGACCCGCATGCGGCCCATGCGTCAGATCATCGCCCGCGAGCACGTGTACGACGGGCCTCCCGAAAGGGAATGGCCGAAAAAGTAG